One segment of Setaria viridis chromosome 4, Setaria_viridis_v4.0, whole genome shotgun sequence DNA contains the following:
- the LOC140222606 gene encoding uncharacterized protein, protein MTNKDYITSRAILSTRNDWVDNINMKMIDMFQGGEIVYHSFDSTIDDPHNYYPSEFLNTLTPNGLPPHLLKLKIGCPVILLRNINPANGLCNGTRLVVRGFQRNSIDAEIVLGQHAGKRVFLPRIPLCPSDDEMFPFQFKRKQFPIRLSVVVTLSFAMTVNKSQGQTIPNVGMYLPAPVFSHGQLYVAMSRATARTNIKILALPPNTEADEEQTVDGTYTKNIVYKEVLTP, encoded by the exons ATGACAAACAAGGACTACATCACCTCCAGAGCGATTCTATCCACACGTAATGATTGGGTGGACAATATTAATATGAAGATGATCGACATGTTCCAGGGTGGGGAGATAGTGTACCATAGTTTCGACTCCACGATTGATGATCCGCATAACTACTATCCGTCAGAGTTCCTTAACACATTGACTCCCAATGGGCTTCCTCCACATTTGCTAAAGCTCAAGATCGGCTGCCCGGTCATATTGCTTAGGAATATCAACCCTGCGAATGGACTGTGCAATGGTACAAGGCTGGTGGTTCGAGGCTTCCAAAGAAATTCAATTGATGCTGAAATTGTGCTGGGACAGCATGCCGGAAAGAGGGTTTTCCTTCCTCGAATACCGTTGTGCCCctctgatgatgagatgttCCCATTCCAATTTAAGAGGAAGCAGTTCCCTATTAGGCTCAGTGTG GTCGTTACACTCAGCTTCGCCATGACGGTCAACAAGTCACAGGGCCAAACTATACCAAATGTGGGTATGTACCTGCCCGCCCCTGTGTTCTCTCATGGTCAGTTGTATGTTGCTATGTCTAGAGCCACAGCCAGAACGAATATCAAGATCCTCGCCCTTCCGCCAAACACAGAGGCAGATGAGGAACAAACTGTAGATGGCACGTATACGAAGAATATTGTATACAAGGAGGTTCTAACACCATAG
- the LOC117853521 gene encoding uncharacterized protein, which produces MSEDYRLNNPNPSLVEQMVLIDIRNMLQSMGKDIRSFPLPGINDAYDDASGIPREIFEEASIDQNLKDVGLSDSLNEEQRAAYEEIMSKVDTEQGGLFFVDGPVGTGKIFLYRALLGTLRNQNKLAIATATSGVAASIMPGGRTAHSRFKIPLTLEDGGCCSFTKQSGTAKLLQQASLIIWDEASMAKRQAMEALDNSLRDIMGWRDLPFGGKTAVFGGDFK; this is translated from the coding sequence ATGTCAGAAGACTACAGGCTTAACAATCCAAACCCGAGTCTGGTGGAACAGATGGTTTTGATTGACATTAGGAATATGTTGCAATCTATGGGAAAGGACATAAGGTCGTTCCCTCTCCCAGGAATTAACGACGCATATGACGACGCCAGCGGTATCCCTCGTGAGATATTTGAGGAGGCAAGCATTGATCAGAATCTGAAAGATGTGGGACTATCTGATTCCCTAAACGAGGAGCAGAGGGCTGCCTACGAAGAGATAATGTCCAAAGTGGACACCGAACAAGGCGGTTTGTTCTTTGTAGATGGACCTGTCGGCACAGGAAAGATATTTTTGTACAGGGCACTTCTTGGAACCCTTCGCAATCAGAACAAGCTTGCCATTGCTACAGCTACATCTGGTGTCGCAGCGTCTATAATGCCTGGTGGGAGGACGGCCCACTCACGTTTCAAGATACCCCTTACTCTTGAGGATGGTGGTTGTTGTAGTTTCACCAAACAGAGTGGTACTGCAAAGCTACTGCAGCAAGCATCTCTCATCATTTGGGACGAGGCGTCTATGGCAAAGAGGCAAGCTATGGAAGCCCTAGATAACAGCCTACGTGATATAATGGGCTGGCGGGATCTGCCGTTCGGTGGGAAGACTGCTGTCTTTGGAGGGGATTTCAAATAG